GTCAGTTGGGAGAAGGAGAATGTTTCAAGTGAGGCACTTGAAGCTGCTCGTATTGCTTGCAACAAGTACATGACCAAGTCTGCTGGAAAGGATGCTTTCCACCTCAGGGTTAGGGTCCATCCCTTCCATGTTTTGCGAATTAACAAGATGTTGTCGTGTGCTGGGGCTGATAGGCTCCAAACTGGTATGAGGGGTGCTTTCGGTAAGCCACAGGGAGTCTGTGCCCGTGTTGCTATTGGTCAAGTTCTTCTCTCTGTTCGCTGCAAAGATGGTAATGCTAACCATGCTCAAGAGGCTCTTCGCCGTGCTAAGTTTAAGTTTCCTGGCCGCCAAAAGATCATTGTCAGCAGAAAGTGGTATGACTTTTATCTCAACAATcacctttattttttttgtctctgCACTGGTTCTGGTTTTGATGACTTAAAATTTTCCCATACTTAAATGTTGGGTTATGAAGCATTGGCTTGTCAATGTGCTTATTCGTTTATTGTGACAACTATACAGTTTTGCAGGGTTAACATCtatgattttgatattttgtcATTGGGTTAGTTTATGTACATTCTCATACTAGCAGATCACACAAAACTCCCGGTGTTTTAATGTCCGTTTTTTGTGTGTCCTGGACCATAATTTGGTCTCTTTTTTAACATTGTTAAGGGGAGATAATATCTGGGGGATCTCCTTCCCTCCAAAACTTGTAAAGTGACTTGCAATACTTTGTCTTTCTTTTAATTACCATCGGTAGTTTCTAGGTAATTGTAGACTGGTGTCTTTCTTTAACATCGTTAAGATGAGATAAACTCTTTGTGGTCTGCTTCCTTCTTTCTCTATTTCTTTTAATGTTAATATAATGAGCTTTTTCATTTGTAACCTTACAAGAACAGGATCTGTTCTATAGGCTCGTATCACACTAGGAGTCAAAAGTGTTTGGCATATTTATTTTGCTTTCATTTAAAAACTAGATGATTAATCATTTTGTTTTTTCAAGTTGCTCCATTGGATAGAACTTATGCTTTGTTTGATTGCAGGGGTTTCACTAAGTTCAGCCGTACTGATTATCTGAAATACAAGTCAGAGAATCGTATTGTCCCCGATGGTGTCAATGCCAAGGTATGCTTTGTTAATAAATAGTCTATTGCTTTACAGTACAGGATCAGATCTTGTGGCTTGTTATGATATATGAAaacttattgattttcttaCGCTTTTGCAGCTTCTTGGCTGCCATGGCCGACTTGCTGCACGACAACCTGGAAGAGCTTTTCTGGAAGCAGCTTAGTTTTCTACTACTGTTGAATGAAATTTTGTGTCATCTACTATCTACTTGTGAACCGTTACTTAAAGTTGTTACCGCTTTGAACATTAATCTTTTCAAAAGATGAACTATTGGCGTTTGCTATATAGTATGATTGTGGTTGTTCAAGCCATCTCATTGTAATCCTCCAATTGAAAAGTAAAGATATAAATTAGTAATTGTTTAGAATCCAATGAACTTCTATCCCCACTAGAAAACCATGCTTATGGACACCACTATTGATCGgcaaattcaaaaattcaatgATAGTTTTAACGAGGTTTGATGAATTTAGAATGAGTGCATCTGATAattaattttcaatttatattattgaTGCTCGTGATATTAATGAAAGGTTTTCCAATCTAAAACAAGATATATAATATCATTCAATTTGTTTAAATTTGTGTGGCACAAATGATATAAGAGAGTCAATCaaatttttacataatttttaaatatttttaagttctTAATTATTGTAATAAGTAGTACTTTTAACgtactttttaaattatatatgtggCACATGTAAAATTTTGAAAGTTAACTAAATTTTAGTATGATCTTTTaacgtaattttcaaataatacatATTCCTTCCTCTGTTTCAACCTTTTGTGGCACATGTAAAATTTTGAAAGTCAACCaaattttagtatatttttttctttaaatattttaagttgttgaCTTATATTACTCTTAATTaacacaaatttttaaataatatatgttatttccCCTATCCTAATTTATGTGGCATGTGTGAAAGTTCGAGAGTTAATCaaaattctaatttatttttaatattttaagttatgatttatagtactcttaacgtaatttttaaataatatatgttctgctgtttcaatttatgtggcacatgtGAAATTTCGAGAGTTAATcacattttaatatgtttttcaaatattttaaattgtaaattattgtgatttatagtactctTAACGTCATTTTTAAATAATACATGTTAATTCCTCAGTCCTAATTATGCAGTACGGGTGAAATTTCAAGAGTTAACTATTCCCAATTTATGCGGCACATGCaaaattttgagagttaatctcattttaatatgtttttcaaatattttaggttgttaattattgtgatttatattaCTCTTaacgtaattttcaaataatatatgttactccacGGTTCCAATTATGCACTACCGATGAAATTTCGAGAGTAAACTATATCTTTTGGCAATGACATGATAATGGTCCTATCGGCAATGATATAATAATGACTCTCTTCACAATAATATGATGATAGCTCTCTaaacaatgatatgataatgaccctctcggcaatgatatgatgatggctctctcggcaatgatatgataatggccctcttaaaaaaatgatatcatcactttcggtaatataatatgaatgaccctctttgCAAATAATATCACCACTAtaggtaatataatatgaatggccccCTCAGCAAATGATATCACCTCTTTCGATAATATAATGCGAATGGACCTCTCGGCACATGATATCACCTTtttcggtaatataatatgaatgaccctcttgacaatgatattaccacttctgataatataatatgaatgatcctcttggcaatgatattaccacttttggtaatataatatgaatgaccctcttgacaatgatattaccacttctggtaatataatatgaatgactttCTTGGCAATAATGTTACTACttcttataatataatatgaatgactcttttggcaataatattaccacatccggtaatataatatgaatgaccctcttagcaataatattaccactttcgataatataatttgaatatctatcttggcaatgatattatcacttccgataatataatatgataatgaccctctcggcaatgatattaccacttccgataatataatatgataatgaCCATCTCggcaataatattaccacttttgctaatataatataaatgacTCTCTTGACAATAATATTATCACtcccgataatataatatgaatgactaTCTTGGCggtgatatgataatgatgctGATGTCCTATTGATAGGATGATAATACTTCATTAGTAGGAATGATGATGCTCCATTGATAGGAGGATGATCAATATCGTTCAGATGTTGATATTTGATAGATTTTTGGCATGATATCAGATATTTTGGCAAGTTGCACTTCAAACCCTCTTTGGTATTTGATGCGACTTATGTACGCCCATCAAACGTCTTTGATACTGGAAAATACAATTTAACGTCATTATAGACATTTGCATGTCTTAAAGGTGGCTCTTTTGCCTGTTCTTATACTCAAAAGCCGGAAAGTTTTGACATAGCTAGAAAGTTTTATAGTTGACTCTGAACCTTGATGGTGCTGGAGATTATTGATGTTGACATTGGACTTCTAACAATATTGGGGATCATTTGAAGCCAaccttgaactttgaagttgagtAAAACCTTCTCATGATACTAGATAAAATTTTTGAGGTCATACTCAAAAATTTCTGTCCAGTTAGAAGTCTCCGTAAATCTCAAATTATTAATAGATGATTTATAGAATTTTTTGAGACCCTCTCAAATTTTTTTGTCCCAGTTGCTTTTTCTAATGCACCTTCAGTCTTGGCCTTTCTGTAGAAAGATcttctttaaaatttttgagTCCCCCTAAAAAATTACGTCCCAGTTTTCATTATAAATAGAAAACTTACGAGAGATATGACCGAGCCGTTGTGGCACCTACGTATCCCGTTGAAGCAGGAATAAGGTTAAACGTAGTTCCCCTCTCGGGAGGTAAAtgagaaataataaattttaataagaaaatgatCGAGGCCGATATAggccgcctacgtatctcattcttgagaattcaggATAGACGTAGTTCAAATACAAAATGGGATATTGAAAGTAGGTAAAAGGGTGATCTAAGCAGGCCACCTACGTATCTTattcttgagaattcaggtcagACGTAGTTCATTGAAAAAAGAGATATTGAAAATAAACAAGTATAGAGACGATGCAAGCAAATGGTGCAATTACAGGGGAAGAGATAAAAAAAACTCTGAATCTTCAAACTTAGTATCTCTTGACAGCATTTGAGTTGACTGACAATTTGTGAGAGACAAGTCGGTGTCTAACCATGGTATATCATCAGACAAATATATCGACCTATTGTTTAAGCAAATTGATAAATTCTTTCTTTTGAGTCTCTGTTAAATGGATacgaattttgatttctttaatGTACTCGTCCTCTCCCCAGATTAACGATTTTAGCCTTATCACATTCTTCAAACTCATCGTTGTTCACTTTGTTTTATTCATTCATCTTGTGACAGGACATGATATTGACAAattttttatactatttttttttattgaaattatAAACAAAAATGAATTGATAgcaaaagtaaaatatttaaagcaAATTTTCGCAATAAATGAGgctttatttgaaataaaaaatacaaactTTGGCCATGGTCATGGACCAATTTGCCTTTCTTCGAAATACTAGGATGAAAATTAAAGCATAATGagataaaaatgatataaatggTAGGTTTCGTGCCTCATCCGAACTACCACCGTTTTtagaaataacataaaatttgtcTTTGTCTATCCACACGAGCGAGGAATCAAGAGCAGATTGGATGTCCAATTAGGCACTTGCACCTTCATCTCGGCATCTCGTATGCCTAACGTCTCGATCATCACAACATCACTGACTCCTTCCCCTATACCAACATTATTGTCATACTTTCGCACTGAAAAAGACTGGTACACATGAGGAAAAGACTTTTCAAGATTGTTAGGTTTGATTGGAACTATCGCCTTATCTGTGTACCAATCCTTTTCAACTTCAATCATGTTAATAGTCACCCCTCCATGATTCGGTAGGGGGTTATTATTGACATTAGGAGCGGTAGTTTGTAGAGTGACAATCTTTTGATCTATCAGGTCTTGAATTTTATGCTTCAAATTGATACAGTCCTCGGTGGTATGTCCAACACCTACTGAATGGTACCCACAATAAATATCTGGTCTGTAAAATTTGGAATTAACATTGATGTTCTTTGGATCAATTGTTTGTATCATGTCAGCCGCTTTTAATCTCTCAAAAAGCTGTGTTAGGCTCTCGATCAAGGTAGTAAAGACTCGAGAGGGTTTATTCTCAAGATTTGGGCGAGGAAGGttgtaattaatttatggaggtGGGGGTACTTGAATGTAGTTCGGAGGATTTTGACGAGTAAGTGTCGGCGTGTGGAAATTTGGGTATTGTGGAGTTTGATAGATAAGAGGGGAATTTTGGTAGTGTGGAGCTGTGTAATTAGGAAGCAAATTTTGGTAATTTGGTTGGACATagaaaattgggtaagagttttATGGAACTAGGGTATAGAATTTGGAGGGTGAGGCTTTTCTGAAGCTAAAATTGGACGATCAATTTGTTCTTCTATCAAGCTCATGCGAAATAAAGCAcacatctttttttttctttttaaacaaaCCTGAAGATCTAGCTTGGACAGCCACACGGGCTTTCTTTTCGATCTTAAGACTGTCTTCGATAGtctcacctactttgactacCTCAACAAACTTTGCACCTACGAGCAACAATATCCTATCATAGTATTCAGGCTCTTGGATGTGTACAAAGACTTCGATGATCTCTTTTTCATTCATGGGGGGTcgaacttgtcatgacccaaccccatgggctgcgactggggtccgatctggacccccgtatacatatttgtcaactgtagtcaaattgtACTATGAGAaagcgatactactcacaaaaaccccaatgagttaaaactttttcgtgtacgtgtggcctctttaatccatatcgtatcatgaaagagaatgcaagccgacaagactgccataacgtaaaaacatttacaacgtgccgtataggcacagccgaaataaactcatgaacaactcacacatacatgtctacagacctctaagagtaagaacgacaacatatggcgagacagggcccccgccgtacccctgtgtaaccaaatatatacatcggtggtttggtaccaaaacttggctccgaatTAATGGAGCtccttctaaacttgctgagcGGAATCttgagctggtggactcccaaaatctgtatggtacctgcgggcataaaatgcagcccccccgaagaaaggggggtcagtacgatatatgtactgagtatataaagcatacaaCATCATAATTATGACaacactgaaatagggatgcaggatacaagtataacagttaataaagTACTATACCTGCGTCTTACAAAATAGAGTCATGTCTACCCTCATCAACCCTGTACCCGGCTCGCTAGGGGCTCGATGGTACAaaaacatcatctatcatgataggcatatatatgcttttagcgctgtggaacgtacaatcCGATCCATGAATAACGCAAGTAcgtgccgaggaacgacggcccgatccatatatcatgttataataatgataatgccgaggtacgacggacCGATCCGTGTCTCATATAACAgtgccgaggtacgacagcctaatccgtataatgcataatagtgccgaggtacgacggcccgatccatatataatgtataatctgtcgtggaacgtacgacccgatccttacatagcaaaatgtgccgaggtacgttcggcccgatccatatatatatcataatgcatatacgtacaTGTAGGACTCAGtagcatatcaaatatccctcaaccattatcgtaaagtatgcccaagaacccccaggtttaggagcttacacatccaattactattcagcctatagaaggctcgagggtcgtagtttaactactttaaggcctTTAACATTTAggagtgagtacaagtcctgagtCACATCCACAGCCTGTAAATGgaactgtctctaactcatatcgtacatcgtttcacttacattaagccatttcaaggaagagggagggataggcttcacgtgtattacttttctatcacgtaaaaggcttacaagaccataactcaacccatcgcgggagttctaacatcaagaaatgaATAAGATTAATGAATCATGCTCGGGATTCTACGAATGGGACTATCttcacattacatataccaaccacttatggctaagacatgccaaaagaaaagaagataagctttacatacttatgccaaaaacatgccaaaagaaagcttcacataccttgtatggacttctcttaatcacgtccacgtcgttgtccttgaaacctatttaacatggaagtaatgcaagtattaacaaccttggacttttcagcaacttagactacccacgagtattcataacattcatcccttcgctcgccttctcgactagttccttaactagttaggatgttaacgaaaatcgggcagcacctttcctataatgtgccctatccgaaatcccaaccatgcCCTTAGAACCTGCACCCAACCAAAAATagaaccagcagcccatacatatacatattacgaccaaaattacacaatataaacccctgacaattaactcgaaactaagataccaaaactagagtctttaatctttctttcgcgaattctttaattgcaaagcggagggtcatgtggctgcaaccagaagctcccacacctcatttagagaaattttagaccctgcaacacgccacaaaacaaccagcagcagcccccacgcgcacaacaccttatttcgacaacaacttaactataacgattccaaattcatttatttcgaacgccgaacttttcaaaccttttccccaacttccagcagcccctaaggtgtgtaatacaccctaatttaacatcataaacttcaaattagaggggaagaacttacctttcccgaaattggctagaactcgccaaaaccgcgcctcggaactttttttcagcgtgctgtaacatcgtggcagcttgctgtccatttttttgctgcaccaaactctaattttatactaataatactttcatatcatcgtggtatacgctatataattaattcacggaacgaaatcgggacttaccttatttttcttccaaagccgtcacccttttctctcttagcttagggtttgttttctcttgttgctgctgatttttttggatcagaactgaagacattagtcatatatacatatatttaggtgtccctaggtggtgacacgtgtcagccccttaggatgacacgtgtcaaaccatgattggccaccgtgtcatgatgccaattaggggctgccacgtgggagcggggtccacctcccccaagcagctgcatcacctacttgaacctaagtagctgcatcacctgcttgcttgaggtgctgccatgtgtcgctcctccattggctgccacgcatcgtctttttcccttcctcgcgggttcgtaatctcgtcttacttcaagagcccatgtaatccgcactacgtaagcttgatatatccttaagcaacttaagtgtataagactcttaacttagtggcttacgtaggtaaatcgagtcctacaactcatttcttagcccccaactctttccggattcttatgactctacctccgacctcccttctcgcgaggtatcacaatcttctttccttaaagttatttgatagtatcgtagattatccggctcacatgatagtgtctaaggaacttaagaagatgttccgagctcaagagtgcggggtgtaacatccttcccccctttagaacattcatccccgaatgttgaataaaactttccttaagactttatacggatcatagggagatgcctttctactggaatgacatacattttcatccaagtaattaatatacgagttccaagactggggctatccgtTAATCAAAGGGaaaaatgtcgtactaagatttatctgtgttcctcaatcccttccgGAATGATTTGCAgcggttagctgtaaattgaacttccctgtccgaaataatagatgtgggactccgtgaaattttattgtttccctagtatgt
This Solanum dulcamara chromosome 8, daSolDulc1.2, whole genome shotgun sequence DNA region includes the following protein-coding sequences:
- the LOC129900729 gene encoding 60S ribosomal protein L10-like — protein: MGRRPARCYRQIKNKPYPKSRFCRGVPDPKIRIYDVGMKKKGVDEFPFCVHLVSWEKENVSSEALEAARIACNKYMTKSAGKDAFHLRVRVHPFHVLRINKMLSCAGADRLQTGMRGAFGKPQGVCARVAIGQVLLSVRCKDGNANHAQEALRRAKFKFPGRQKIIVSRKWGFTKFSRTDYLKYKSENRIVPDGVNAKLLGCHGRLAARQPGRAFLEAA